A window from Gossypium raimondii isolate GPD5lz chromosome 7, ASM2569854v1, whole genome shotgun sequence encodes these proteins:
- the LOC105764332 gene encoding uncharacterized protein LOC105764332: MNNWYTEFVRANPNVQPPPPPSIPQLVPVAPQGAELVRLSKPPVDKIRKQGTEDFRENIDDDLEKAEFWLENSIWVFDELSCTPEECLKCAISLLKVSTYRWWKTLVSVVPKERVTWDFFQEEFRKKYISQRFIDKKCKEFLELKQGRMSVAEYEREFVRFSKYAQECVSTEAIMCKRFEKGLNEDIRLYVGILELKEFVLLVDRVCKAEELSKEKRKAEIEAQDVRKRSMSKTFQSQSKKFKEMNLRSTGSAGYSRRDRGKSYSGAKTQATSMANMGNVGNNRPECQQCGRQHVGECWGFRRACFRCGSLEERLQRVGSGDTVSRGRPPKNAGSRVSGKSVVKDTARRPETRAPARAYAIRAQELPGLPPIREVEFAIDLLPGATVFSKIDLRSGYYQLRVRESDMPQTAFKTR; encoded by the exons ATGAACAATTGGTATACAGAATTTGTTCGAGCAAACCCGAATGTTCAACCTCCTCCACCTCCTTCTATTCCTCAACTAGTCCCCGTAGCTCCACAAGGTGCTGAGTTGGTAAGATTGAGTAAACCTCCAGTTGATAAAATTCGAAAGCAAGGGACTGAggattttagagaaaatataGATGATGATCTAGAAAAAGcagagttttggcttgaaaactCTATTTGGGTTTTTGATGAGCTATCTTGTACTCCCGAggaatgcttgaaatgtgcTATATCTTTACTGAAGGTTTCAACATACCGTTGGTGGAAAACACTAGTATCTGTGGTTCCGAAAGAAAGagttacatgggatttcttcCAGGAagaattcagaaagaaatacATAAGCCAACGGTTTATTGATAAAAAATGCAAGGAGTTTCTCGAATTGAAGCAGGGCCGAATGTCTGTGGCAGAATATGAAAGGGAGTTTGTCAGGTTCAGCAAATATGCCCAGGAATGTGTGTCCACAGAGGCCATCATGTGCAAAAGATTCGAAAAGgggttaaatgaagatatcAGATTGTATGTCGGGATTttagaattgaaagaatttgtatTACTGGTTGATCGAGTTTGCAAGGCTGAAGAActgagtaaagaaaagagaaaagcgGAGATTGAAGCTCAAGATGTAAGAAAAAGGTCAATGAGCAAGACATTTCAATCCCAATCAAAGAAGTTTAAAGAGATGAATCTACGATCAACTGGTTCAGCTGGGTATTCACGTAGAGATCGAGGGAAGTCATACTCTGGTGCTAAAACTCAAGCTACTTCAATGGCAAATATGGGCAATGTGGGGAATAATAGACCCGAGTGTCAACAGTGTGGCAGGCAACATGTTGGTGAGTGTTGGGGATTTAGACGAGCCTGTTTCAGATGTGGTTCTCTAGAAGAAAGATTACAAAGAGTTGGATCGGGTGATACTGTTAGTAGAGGTAGACCACCGAAAAATGCTGGAAGCAGAGTTAGCGGTAAAAGCGTGGTGAAAGATACAGCCAGGAGACCCGAAACTAGAGCGCCTGCCAGAGcttatgccatacgtgctc AGGAACTACCAgggttacctccgattagagaagttgagtttgctattgactTGTTACCTG GAGCAACAGTGTTTTCGAAGATTGATCTGAgatctggttactatcagttgagagttagAGAGTCAGATATGCCACAAACTGCTTTCAAaacgag GTGA
- the LOC105802268 gene encoding anthocyanidin 3-O-glucosyltransferase 2 has translation MKKAELVFIPFPAKGHLVSTVEVAKLLVDLNSNLSISVLIIERTVDDERTAYADSLTATSTTSRIKFIHLPQLDQDTDAANFIGSVVQTHEPLVREAVTKIVEHSNSVPGSPRLAGFVLDLFCTSFRDLANDFGVPSYLFCTSGAGFLGFLFFTQALHDEQNFEFVELTDSETEFTIPSYVNPVSTKLFPSVTFKPEGFGLFLSVAKQVREMKGIMVNTFLELESHAVDSLSNCKLPPVYPVGPILNTEGCSGVHQNYDSIMQWLDQQPRSSVVFLCFGSRGGFSANQVKEIACALEQSGLRFLWSLRRAPEQVNGKMGHPTDYENMAEVLPEGFLDRTAEIGKIIGWAPQLAILGHPATGGFVSHCGWNSTLESIWFGVPMATWPLYAEQQLNALQLVKELGLAVEIKMDYRIDGGGEVELVKAETIERGIRRLMEHDSDVRKRMKEMSDRSRKALMDGGSSLSTLCRFIDEVVDNMP, from the coding sequence ATGAAGAAAGCGGAGCTAGTGTTCATCCCATTCCCTGCAAAGGGCCATTTGGTATCCACAGTTGAAGTGGCTAAGCTTTTAGTGGATCTCAATTCCAACCTCTCCATCTCCGTTCTCATCATCGAGCGAACCGTCGACGATGAACGCACCGCCTACGCCGACTCTCTCACCGCCACCAGCACCACCAGTCGCATCAAATTCATTCACCTCCCTCAACTTGATCAAGACACAGATGCGGCTAACTTTATTGGGAGTGTAGTTCAAACCCATGAACCACTTGTGAGAGAGGCCGTCACCAAAATAGTTGAGCACTCGAACTCAGTTCCCGGCTCACCTCGACTCGCCGGGTTTGTTCTCGACTTATTTTGTACTTCTTTTAGAGACTTGGCTAACGACTTCGGCGTTCCTAGCTATCTGTTTTGTACTTCGGGTGCTGGTTTTCTTGGCTTCCTATTTTTCACTCAAGCTCTTCATGATGAGCAAAACTTTGAGTTCGTTGAGTTAACAGACTCGGAGACTGAGTTCACTATTCCATCATATGTCAACCCGGTTTCCACTAAACTCTTTCCATCTGTAACGTTCAAGCCTGAAGGTTTTGGTTTATTCCTTTCCGTGGCGAAACAAGTGAGAGAAATGAAGGGCATCATGGTAAATACATTTTTAGAGCTCGAATCACATGCAGTTGACTCCCTTTCTAACTGTAAGCTTCCACCCGTTTACCCGGTGGGACCCATATTGAATACTGAAGGCTGTAGTGGGGTCCATCAGAATTATGACTCAATCATGCAATGGCTCGACCAACAACCACGTTCATCTGTGGTGTTTCTCTGCTTTGGAAGCAGGGGAGGTTTTAGTGCAAATCAGGTAAAGGAAATCGCTTGTGCACTGGAGCAGAGTGGGCTCCGATTCTTGTGGTCTCTACGTCGAGCCCCGGAGCAAGTAAACGGTAAGATGGGACACCCGACTGATTACGAGAATATGGCAGAGGTGTTACCGGAAGGATTCTTGGATCGAACGGCTGAGATTGGTAAGATCATCGGGTGGGCACCACAATTGGCCATCTTGGGCCATCCTGCGACAGGAGGGTTTGTGTCGCACTGCGGCTGGAACTCGACATTGGAGAGTATATGGTTTGGAGTGCCAATGGCGACGTGGCCGCTCTACGCAGAGCAACAGCTGAACGCGTTGCAATTGGTGAAGGAGTTGGGATTAGCGGTGGAGATTAAAATGGACTACAGGATAGATGGCGGGGGTGAGGTTGAACTTGTGAAGGCGGAAACAATAGAGAGAGGAATCAGGCGGTTGATGGAACATGATAGTGACGTTCGGAAGAGGATGAAAGAGATGAGTGATCGGAGTAGGAAGGCTTTGATGGACGGTGGATCTTCACTCTCCACGTTATGTCGTTTTATTGATGAAGTCGTGGACAACATGCCATGA
- the LOC105778119 gene encoding UTP--glucose-1-phosphate uridylyltransferase, with protein MLELSIWLSTNSQCYKWVNLNAIKRLVEADALKMEIIPNPKVVNGIKVLQLETAVGAAIRVENCTSYGYDVLKCKKFCLTMCFPYVIKFFDHAIGINVPRL; from the exons ATGTTAGAATTGTCTATTTGGCTTAGTACTAACAGTCAATGTTACAAGTGGGTCAACCTGAATGCTATCAAGAGGCTTGTGGAAGCTGATGCACTCAAGATGGAGATCATTCCAAACCCGAAG GTGGTCAATGGAATCAAGGTTCTTCAACTGGAAACTGCAGTTGGTGCGGCAATTAGGGTAGAAAATTGTACCAGTTATGGTTATGatgtattaaaatgtaaaaagttcTGTCTAACCATGTGTTTTCCGTACGTGATTAAGTTTTTTGATCATGCTATTGGTATCAATGTACCTCGATTGTGA